The Chitinophagales bacterium sequence GTTTGTGAATCAAAGGGAAATATTTTATCATCAATGGTATATTTTCCAGAACCTTCTTTTATAAATACAAAAGAAAAATAATCGGCTCTAAAAACTGGTGATTTAAAAGGTGTTTTAGAATGAATAGCAGGTAAAAAATGAATCGTAAAGTCCATTTCTTGCTCAATTGGTAAATTCAGCGATTTATACAAGTCCGAAATTTTATGGTGGACTATTAATTCCATTTGAGTTCGTATTTTTTAATTATTGCCAACGGTCAAGTATAAGCGTAGTGCGGGTTTAGAAGCACTTCACTTTCAATTTACCGATATTTTTTTAATGTTCAATTAGTTTATATTCAGTACTTTGGCCCGCATTACGCTTATACATTGTTGGCAACTGGCTTTCCTTTTCACTTTCCATATTCGTGATATTCGCTTACAGTCAAGAAATATCCATCGGGGTCTCGAAGTGAAAATTCCTTTTTCTTTGGTCTTGGGTTTAAATGGATGTCTTCTTCTATACCACAACCCGAGTTTTTAGCCCTTTTGTATATTTTTTCCAAGTTGTTCGTCCTAAAATAGAGCATTAAACCATTTCCTGGGGTAATACTTGGGTCTGTCATTGTTGGATGGTCGTCCATTTCCCATTGATGAAGGCAAAGTACAATTTCATCAGTTTCAGACTTTAGAACAGCAAAACCGTGTCCTTTTGGGGATGAATTTTTAAAGCCAAATATATCCTCATACCATTTTGCACTACTATCTACATCATTAACAGCGATAATTGGGTCGATTCTTGTCATAGGTCGATATTATTCGTTATAGCCTTTTTTTTTCCACAAGCCGTTTAGAAATCCACCAATAGTTTCCGCTCGGATCAATAATTCCCGATTGTCGGTCTTGGTAATCCATATCGGCTGGTTCAAATTCAACTTTTGCTCCATTTTCGACCGCTCTTTTGTGTATTTCGTCCACATTGTCAACATACAAATAAAATGCAGTTCGCATATTTAAAAATTGTCCTCTTGCTTGGCTAATCATAAAACAAGAAGTTCCAATTTTTAAAATCACGTTTGCAATGTCGCCATTTTCTGGGTTCGTTGAACGGTTGATTTCTTCTGCATAGAATGCCTTTTTAAGAAATTCAATCAGTTCATTTGGATTTTCCACAAATAAATATCCGTTTACGGTTTCAAATCCTTCTGGTCGATATGTATCAAATATTTTGTTCATTTTCGTGGTTTTTTTTAGCTTGTTGCCAACGGTTCTGAATAAACGCACGTAGCGGCTTCATTTATTTAAACTTAACAAATATAACAAACTTTTTATTAAAAACACAAAGTGAGCAAGCTGGCACTTGCCCGCTATTGCGTTTATTTTTTGTTAGGCAATGGCTATTTCTAGTCAATATAATATCCATTTTTACTTGTATCTGCCCATTTTCCAAATATTTTGTATGAATAACCCAAACTAAAAGACCAATTCATAACTCCAGTACTTGATCTTGCATATACTCTTGGTTTATTATTTATTTGATAATTAAAATCATAAGCTCTAACATTATAAGGCGTATAATAAAAGGAAGTATTAAAAAATAATTCAGATTTTCTTTTCTTTCCCAGTTCTAATCGTAAATTAACTCTTGCTCCAAAATTTATAAAAACTTGGTGTAATTTTACCTCAGTTGCTTCCACGCTATAAAAATCCCCATTACTTGAACTAACAGAATAAGATTCATAACCTGCAAAATCACTATTTCCAGCTATTGCAATTCCAAAATGTGGACCAAAATCAAAATTAAATCTTTTATAATTAAACGGTTTATATAGATACCCCATATTAAAAAATGTAGCACCTTTTGTAACTATCTTTGAACTTGTAACTTCATCATAGTTTGTGAATCCAAAGCCTGTTTTTATATTCAAGTTTTGAATTGACAATTCCAACCTATGTTTATTTTTTATGCAATAGCCACCAAAAAAGCGCACATTAATGTGCATTTTATTTCTAATGGATTTATTGTTTAAAAGTTCAGTAGAGTTTGGTTGGTACTTGTATTTTGAAGTTAAATAAGAATTACCAATTTCTAAGCCAAAATACCCATAATTTCTATGAGTATTTTGGTTCGAATTTGTATTTGTCTGTGCTAAAAGCAAAGAGCAAAAAAAGATATTTATTATTAGTAATAAATTCTTCATTACCATGGCCAAGTTTTATTATTTCTAGTTTTGAAACTTCCTGCATCCTTATCATAATGATTAGAATACGTTGAGCTTAAAATTTTAACCGAAGAGCCTGGAGCTCCAGAAATCCCTGTTATACTATTACCATCTACAGATATTCCTATGCCTGTATAAGTAAAAATAGTATGAACAGCTTTCTTTTTGTTGGTTTTATCTACATCATATTTGTATGATTGAGTAACTGTTGGTGCACCACTTGGTGTGATTTCTACACTTACTTCTCCCCAAACTCTAATTTCATCAGCTTTTGTTTTCTTCCATTTGTCTTTACGTTTCTTTTTCTTATAGTTAACCGTTTTCATGCCTGCAGATTTGTGAAAGAATACATTAGTTTGCCAATGCGTTGACTTCATTCTTCTTGAGTTAGATGCAAAATAATCATTATTATGATTGTTTCTAAAACCATAACCAGCAACCCAAGCTTTCACTTGATATTCCCCATCTATTTGAGGTTTATAAGCAATTAATTTATCATTTATAACTTCTGCCGTGTTATATTCAATGGTTTTACCTGAATTCTTAAATTCACTTGTTTCGTTGAAATAGCCATCTACGTATACAAATACATATTCATTTTCAACTCTACAAATTAAATTTCCTACCGAAATTTCACGATTATGGTTTAAAACAGCTGCTAAGTATGGGTCGTCAATTATGAAATCAGCTGAATTATTAAAATCTAACGGTGGTAAATCAAGAAATTCATCATCATAATTTAAAACCGAATCATAAGATAAAAATCCATAACTATTGTTTAACTCTTCAATATAATTAGGTTGCTCACTTGATATTCCTCTCATAAAAACTTCAAAGTCGTCAAAGTTATTAAAGTGCAATCTATTATCTATAATAGAAGGATAAATAATTGATGATTTAAAGTTTTTTGTTAAAATTTCTGTAGCTTCAGAATTTTGAACATTTTGAATGTCTTCTTTACTACATGAAAACAATGCAATAGTCATAGCAATTATTAATATTGGTATTTGTCTAAAATTTGTCATAATTTTACTTTTTTAGTGGAAGTTGGGTAGTCGCATGTCTAGTGCTTTTATTGACTACCTTTCTTCCTGTTTAAAATTTGTTTTTTCTTTTGTTTTTAAAAGTTTTCTCTTTTTTTGTATTAACTTATTACTAAGTTTTTCTAATTGGATTTTATCAAATCAAAAATTAGAATTTTGTTTTCTTTTGTTATATTTTCCTTTAAACTCCTTTATTTATTATGTTTTTTAATGTTTATTTTGCGTCTAGCTTTTGCCTAACGGTTTGTGTATGAAGCGTTGGGCATTTCGAAGCACTTTACTGTCAAGCCGCTACAAATTTTATTAAATGTAACGCCCTTGAAATTAGCACTATCCGCCCAATGATTTATACACTTTGTTGGCAATAGTTATTCCTTAGTAAATTTTATATCAATAAGTTTTTCAAGTAATTTGAATCTAAATTCGATGTAGTTGTTTTTGAAATATGAATCTGATGTCTCATAAGTCGAACCATCGTAGTATGTTACCTCTGTCTTGAATAGGCTAGTAACATTTTTAGGAAGTTGTTCAACTTTTTGTGTATTAAAGTTAATAGCAACTTCTTTTGTTTCCACTTTTTCCTTTGTGACATACCTGTATTCATTCCAATTACATCTGCAAGTTGCTTTTCCACGTTTTGCATATGCTTTTGCAACAAACGATATGTCAGTCATACTATTTGTATATGGTCCACCGTATCCGTGCTTGTCTCCCTTTCCGCTTTCTTTCCAACATTTAACTGAGCTTTTGTCTATTTTCCAACCATCTGCAGCTGAATTTCTAATATTGAATTGTTTTTCCACATCTTTAGTACTTCCACTTCCTGATGTAGCGTGTACAATATCTGTTTGACCGTTACTTGTTTGTTTTTCTTGGTAACTTACTTTGTAATAAACTTTGACTTTTCCAATATTGTTTGGTACAACAACAAATCTTGGATTGTATTTATATATTTTGTCTTTCCCAAATAATCTTTTTTTATGAAGTATTACTTCAAATGTATTTATTGTGTCACTACGAAAAACATCTGATTCAGTTAAAGGAATTGAGAACGATATTTTTTTATCACTATATATTGAAGTTACAGGTACTTTTTTATCGTTAAATATTAGGTAGTTATTTTCATTGTTTAATCTCACACCTTTTATATCGATAGTAATGATTTTGTTCTGGACATTTGATATGATTGGTGTTTTATAAAAAGTAGGTGTTGGATACTTGCTAGCCCCTGGGATTCTTGTTACAACATTTTCAATAATTACTGTAGCATCTTCTAATTTTGTCTGCCAACTTATGCTTTCGTTCTCCAACTTAGCTGAAATAGTATTAATATCGTTTAGAAGAGCCATTTCTTTTTCTGTGAGTTTTTTATCCAAGTCATCGGATAAATATTTAATGTTTCCAATTAAATATGAGGTATAATTAGCCAAATTCACATAAAGCGTTCTTTGTTGTTCTGATAAAATATTATTAGCTTTTTCCAAAGCATTATTTACAGTTTGGTCTAAAGCATTTGCTGAACTTATTAAAGTCCCTGCATCTTGCGCTATTGCATTATTGAAAACTAATAATAATACAGCGATTAATAATTTTACTTGTTTCATAGTTATTATTTTTAATTTTAGTTAATTATTGCCAACGTTTGGCGCTTGGCGCAGTGGCGGATTTCGGAGCACAAAACTGTCAATACACCACAAAAGTTGATGCGAGGTAGAATGTTCAATTAACCACGTCACCCGCCATTGAGCCAAACGCCTGTTATGGGCTGGCGTTCTGTTCGTTGCCTGTTTATTGTCTTTCAAATTTATATAGTTTGTCTTTATTATAAACGTAAAAGCCGGGGTCAAAATAGTTGTCTGAATAGGCTGCAATCAATAGAATTGGATTTTTAATGTTTACTGTTTTTGATTTTGCAACGTCCTTAATTGAATTAAAGTCAGGCTGACTAAAGTGATTGCTACCATTTGGATGGCTATGCCAATCACCAACATATATCACTTTATTGTCAAAATGCTGAAAATATTCTTTTGTCTTAATGTTTAACTCCTTGTGGTCAGGCTCAAATTTTGTTGGACTACTTTTATACTTGTCAGGAACTATTATGTCTGAAATTACAAGGTCAATGTAACTATTTAGGTAACTACCCATTAAAATGCCGCCAAATTCGTTTGGATAGTGTGCTCTTGAATATTGTTCAATCGTTTCTAATACTGAACTCTCAACAGTCAAGGTTAGATTTAATTCGCTTTGGTTGAATTTAACATCTTCTGATAAACTTATGTAATCGTTATCAATAAAACTGTAAAAACTTCTTGGTTGTGCATTCTCAACAAAGAATGAGTTTATCTTTCTAACAGTAAAATTTAGTAGCTGATTAATGTCAAAATTAGATGCTTCAAAAGTCGGATGCCAACAGCCCGTTCCTTCCCTAAATTCAGGTTCGGTAAAAGTTCCAAATGAATAAAGCATTTGATTCCTTCGTTCAATAATATTGGAGTTGTCCGAATTGGTCACAAATATCATTTCTCTCGCTTTGTTTGACATTGAGATATAACAAACAAGATTGCTTAATCTCATATCAGTAAGCATTTGGATGATTTCATTGTTTGCTGTGCAATCAATAATTAAGTCATAAGAGTTTAGCTTATCAAATACTTCCTGATACTTTTCTGATTTTGGTGAAGTTGCTTTTAGTTCACTAAAAATATTCACTTCAACGAATGGTGAAATGTTTTCAAGTTTTTGTTTTAGCTGAGCTGATTTTGAAAATGAAACTTCTGTAAAATCATATGAACTGCGACAAATATTGCCTGGCTCCACAATATCAATGTCAGCAAGGTCAATTCTTCTTAAACCTGCCCTTACAAGTATTTCTGATAACGTACTTCCAACAGCACCGTTTCCAATAACAAGAGTTTTTCTGCTAGCTAAATTCTTATTCAATGCACCCCTTCCAAAATATCTATCATAAGAAGCATTATATGTGTTATCCCAAATTATTTCCCTGCTATATCTATCAATAGTTTGAAGTCCTTTTCTTGAAAAGTCATATCTAGGTATAAGGATAAAATCCCAATGAACTTCAAAACCGTCAAGACTTGGAATTTTATACCCGATAGCTAAAAATATATATGGCTCTAATCCATTTGGGTAAAGTCTATAATTGGCAGATGATTTACAAAAGTTTCTAAAAAAGTCGGAAAAGTCAGGTGGCAATATTTTTGACAAATCACCCCAATTCTTGAAGCGATTTTTCTTTGAGTGAACTGGTTCTTTTTCCAAAAATACCCAAGCTCCAATATATTTGTCTTTCTTATGGTAGCTGCTTGACCAACTATATTCTGTATTCCCTAAGTTTTGTGCAAGAGCAGTTATTTGAGTGATTTTGTTTTTATCATTTCTGTGAAAACTTAATACCGAGTATTTGAATTGTCCAAATGGTTTGTCAAAACGAGAAAGGTTAAACTTGTCTTCTTGAAATATTAATGTAACAACCCCTTTTGCATCAAATGCAGAGTATTCATAATGTTCGTCATTTACGCCTTTTTCGTAATAATCTCGAACATATGATTTTAATTTTTCAATCTCTAAGTTAAGTCTAGTAAATGTGTGATTTACAAAGTTTGTATTTAAGCATAACGAGCCGTCAAAATTTTGATGGGGTAGTCCTTCAAAATCTTTGGTGATAAATTTTATTTCACCTAAAGGGTATACTTCGGGTATATGGACTTGAAAAGTTAACGAGTTGTATAAAATTTCACCTTCGTATCGTTTTTCATCTTTATTGTATCTAAAGAGCTTTATGATTTCAAACTTTTCAAGTTTACTGAAGTAGTCATTATAGAATGCTAAATCATTCTTGTTCATTGGCGTAACTTCTTGGAGGTGCTTCAGATACTGGAGGTGCGTCTTGTTTTAGACCATATTGATTTTGCTGTTCTTTTGCTCTTTGTTCTGCAAGTAATTTTTCCCTTGCAAGTTTTTCCTGTTGAGCTTTTGCTTCTGCTTCTTTTCGCTGTTTTTCTTTTTCTTCAAGTTCTTTTCTGTGGCGTTCTTCTTGCTGCTTAATTATAGATTGTGTCTGTCTGTATGCTGCTAATTTTTCGGGTGTTAATACATCTTTATGCTCCTTTTCAATTAATGCAAGTTCTGCTTTCTTTTGTGCAGGGTTATGAATGTCTGCGAAAAAGTTAACGCTAGATTTAAAGCACTCATTAAACTCATTTAATTTTCTGCTAACGGAAACTTCGTCTAATGCTTCTCTGTTAGTTACAGCGTTAATTGACCAATTGTAACTACCTGATTTTGCCAACTTGGCATCAATAATGTAGAATTTGTAATGCATAAAGTCACCTTGTTCTGCATCTTCACTTCCTTCCTTATTAACTGTCGCTCCAAGGTCAATTAGCTTCTGAAAAAGCTCAAATCTGATAATGTTTAATTCATTGCTTGACACAATGACCTTAACATCAACGCCCCTTTTTCTTGCGTCAATCAACTCATTTATTAAGAATGTATCTGTCAGCCAAGACACAGCGACCTTTATGGAATGTCTAGCACTCCTTATGTCCTTTGAGATTTCTGTTTGAATGTTGTTCATATTTTTACTTTTTTAATTGTTTAAATTTGTTGAAAATGTTGTCAGTCTGTTACGGTGTGTTTTGTTACGCTTGCCCATAACGGTTCGCGTGTTTGCGAAGGAGCGGAGTAGAAAGCACTAAGTTTCAACTTGCACCAACGTGAGCAAAACCATTTTTTTATTTGCTAATTTACATTTTTTATGCAAATAAAAAATGGTTTTTGCGACCAAGAAAGCACAAAAGTTCAGTTATGCACTTAACCCGCTCTTTTGCAAACACGATGTTAGCTGTTGTTTTTTTTTGACATAATTTTTAAGGCTTTCAATGTTGTTTCTTCTTTAATGTCAATGAACCTAAAAAGTCCAGCGGTATTAATTTTAATTAAATTTTCATAACAAGAAATTGTCAAAGCTGATGTCTCTATGGAATTATTTCCGTTTTGAACTCTATTATTTGAAATTTTTGATTTTCGAAAAATATATCCAAAAAAGTCTGGTAAAGCTAATAAACTGATTTTTGATTTTTCACAAAATGTCATTTGTTTAAGAACAAAGTCGGCACTTGGAAAATTAAATGCCTCTACATCTTTCTTTCCATAAACATTTCTGTCAAAATACATAGATATTTCTTTTGCAATTAGCATAGGAGCAATATCTCTCAAATAGGTATTTAAGGTGGTTATAAAATAAAATAATGCTTGAAATTCAACTTTATTGAAGTCTAAAATATCATTGTTGAATTTATTTAGAATTTTTGTTGGGTCAAAAAGTCGAGGCTCTAAATATTTATAACAAAAACAAATAAGTTGGTTGTCTATAATTAAATCAGTCAAATCTTGGATTAGTAATGTCCGTGGTCTTTTCTCCTTAAAAATTGTTGTTGAGTGAAAAATTTTTGTTTGTAATTTATGTTTTGAATACAAACTATTCAATTGATAATTTATTTTTTGAATATGCTCTTTTTTGCAAGAAATACCAAAATAATAAATCTCATTTTCAAGATCACCATTGTTTTTATGAAACTTAGTCTCATCACAAAAAAGTATAGTGCTAACTCCTTTTAGTAAATTATCCAATCTTTGAAATATTTATGAACTTGTATATGCTTCATTAAATACACTATCAGTATTAAATAGGTCTCTTTGTAAGTTGTCTAACAATTCATAGTCATTTGCCAAGTCCTCATCATTAAATCTAATTAATACTCTATTAAGTCCATCTTCGTGCTTAATAACAGTTTTAAATTCGACATATTTATTTTCGTCCATTAAGTGCCAAAAGCAATGTGCATATTTGTTTCGTATTTGGGAAGCTGTTTTAAGCTGGCTTATTAAAGTGTCAACTTGTTTATCCCATTCTTTTAATGTTTCACTATCTTCAAAGACACATTTTTTAGTTCCATTTCCATAAACTTTATAAAAGTCTTTTAGTAATTCAACCTTTTGAGAAAAGCTGCCTGAAGAAATAATGTTATAATAAACCGCTGCAATTTCTGGTAAGTCATTACAGAAATATTGTTTAAGCACTTCGGTCAGTTGCCACTCTAAGCGATTAAATTCAATTATTATCCATCCAATTTGAGATGCAATTTTGTTTAAGTATTCATCTTGTTGTTTTTCGTCTGTCCATTCGGAAAAGTTAGCATCAATGTCGGCTTCAAAAGCGTCAATCGTTTTTTTCTCTTTTTTTTCTCTCATAGTTATATTGTTGTCGGTTTTGAAAAATAACAGCTAACGGCCCTGGCTATGGCAAGTGCGGGATTTTGAAGCCGCTTTCTTGTCCGCCTACCGTGATTTTATTTAGCTGTAATATATTCATTTATAAGCAGTAAACCCGCATTTGCTATAGCCGATGTTGGCACACGTTTTTTCTTTTTTTTCAATGTGCTCCCATCAAATAGAGGTCTGAGATGGCCGTGTCTTCATACTTCTCTCC is a genomic window containing:
- a CDS encoding VOC family protein, which translates into the protein MTRIDPIIAVNDVDSSAKWYEDIFGFKNSSPKGHGFAVLKSETDEIVLCLHQWEMDDHPTMTDPSITPGNGLMLYFRTNNLEKIYKRAKNSGCGIEEDIHLNPRPKKKEFSLRDPDGYFLTVSEYHEYGK
- a CDS encoding VOC family protein, whose product is MNKIFDTYRPEGFETVNGYLFVENPNELIEFLKKAFYAEEINRSTNPENGDIANVILKIGTSCFMISQARGQFLNMRTAFYLYVDNVDEIHKRAVENGAKVEFEPADMDYQDRQSGIIDPSGNYWWISKRLVEKKRL
- a CDS encoding ThiF family adenylyltransferase is translated as MNKNDLAFYNDYFSKLEKFEIIKLFRYNKDEKRYEGEILYNSLTFQVHIPEVYPLGEIKFITKDFEGLPHQNFDGSLCLNTNFVNHTFTRLNLEIEKLKSYVRDYYEKGVNDEHYEYSAFDAKGVVTLIFQEDKFNLSRFDKPFGQFKYSVLSFHRNDKNKITQITALAQNLGNTEYSWSSSYHKKDKYIGAWVFLEKEPVHSKKNRFKNWGDLSKILPPDFSDFFRNFCKSSANYRLYPNGLEPYIFLAIGYKIPSLDGFEVHWDFILIPRYDFSRKGLQTIDRYSREIIWDNTYNASYDRYFGRGALNKNLASRKTLVIGNGAVGSTLSEILVRAGLRRIDLADIDIVEPGNICRSSYDFTEVSFSKSAQLKQKLENISPFVEVNIFSELKATSPKSEKYQEVFDKLNSYDLIIDCTANNEIIQMLTDMRLSNLVCYISMSNKAREMIFVTNSDNSNIIERRNQMLYSFGTFTEPEFREGTGCWHPTFEASNFDINQLLNFTVRKINSFFVENAQPRSFYSFIDNDYISLSEDVKFNQSELNLTLTVESSVLETIEQYSRAHYPNEFGGILMGSYLNSYIDLVISDIIVPDKYKSSPTKFEPDHKELNIKTKEYFQHFDNKVIYVGDWHSHPNGSNHFSQPDFNSIKDVAKSKTVNIKNPILLIAAYSDNYFDPGFYVYNKDKLYKFERQ